The DNA window AGGGCAGCGTTCTAACCAACTGAACTACGTCCCCGCGAGGTGAAGCACGGTGGTGGGCGGTCAGCGATTTGAACGCTGGACCTTCCGGGTGTAAACCGGATGCTCTAACCGCTGAGCTAACCGCCCTGCCTCCCTATTCTAGCTAGTTACGCGAATTCGCACTAGCGGAATTCCCGTGGTTCTGGCCGATTGTGCGTGAAGTGACCGTTTTTCGATGGCCGCGGTGCATGGCGGCAACTCCGTTGTGTCCCGCTTGGGAGAGGCGTACGATGCGCGGGGCTGAGGCTGAATTGGAAGTTGGAGTTGCAATCCTTCTATTTATGCGATGACGGTGAGGCAGGTATGACCAATACGAAGTCTGGTGGCCCAGGCAGGGAGTTCCCGGCTGGGGTTCAAAATCGCAGGGCGATGCTGAAATCGGCGCTACTGGGTGGCGGAGCGGCTGTGGCTGGTCTTTTCGGAGGCTCTCTCGCACAGGCCACGCCGACACGCCCGGAGCAAGAGGCGCAAGAGAAAGCAGATCGCGCGACGCGCGGGATGCCAGCGCCGCGCATTCAAGACGTGAGCGTGATTGAGGTGGGAGGCGGCGGCAACAATGACTCAACCATCGTCAAGGTTACGACCGACCAAGCGGGACTTCACGGCTACGGTTGTGCTACGGCTACATTTCCCGGAGGCCGCTCCAAACTTGTGAAGACGGCCGTGGAGCAGTATCTGAAACCTTTGGTGATGGGCAGAACGACGGATCGAATCGAGCAGATTTGGGAACTCTGCTACATGAGTTCTTACTATAAGAATGATGTGGTTCAGAACTGCGCCATTGGCGGCCTCTGCGACGCGCTATGGGACATCAAAGGCCGGCAAGCGGGAATGCCCGTCTACCAACTGGTTGGCGGAAAGTGCCGCGATGCCGCGGAGATTTACCTGCATGTGTTTCTGGCCGCACAGGATACGAACAAGAAGCTGATCGAAAGCTCAATGAAGCTCGTCGACCAAGGCTGCCGGGATTTGCTGATCGCGATGTTCATTCGAGACGGGGCCGTAAACAATTTGTTTGGACAGCCAAAGTTCGACGACGGCTCCGTACCTTTCGATCGCGACAAAGAAACTCGCAGGGTTCTATCGGCGTGCGAGACTTTCAGAAAAGAGATGCCGCCGGAAATCGGCCTGGGGATCGATGTACATTCGCTGCTCGATAGCGTGCGAGCCGTCGAGTTCTGCAAAGATGTAGAACCCTTCAAATTGTTCTATTGCGAAGACCTGTTGCCGCCGGAAGAGTCCGGCCACTACAAGATCGTCCGGCAGATGTGCACCACGCCGCTAGCGATCGGCGAGCTCTGGAACAATGCGCATGAGTGGCAGCCGCTCGTCGAACAGCGATTGATCGACTACATTCGCCATCATGTTTCGCATATCGGCGGGTTCACGGCCGCGCGGAAAGTGGCGGCGTTTGCGGCAAATTATGAGGTGAAATTCGCCTGGCACGGCGCTCCCAACTCCCCCGTGGGCCATATGACGAATCTGACGCTTGATCTGACCAACCCAAATTTCGGGGTTCACGAGCATTTCGACTATACGCCGCTGGTCCGGGACATTTTTCAGGGCTGCCTTGAAGTGAAGGATGGCTACGCATGGATTAGCGAAAAGCCCGGCTGGGGTATCGAGGTTGACGAAGCGCTCGCCGCAAAACATCCCATCACCGACGAACGTCCCAATGAGATGCGCATACCTGACGGTTCCGTGATTAACGGCACGGGCTAGATCTGTCTCCCCTAGATTCATAGCTTCCAGCGCTGAAGTGGACTGACCCTCCATCCGGTAGGAGTACTGGGGGATACCTGTACCTAAGTACAGGTCAGTAAATGGCCTGTACGGCGGTACAGGCGTCGCAATGCGGCGGATTGGATGTTAGCTGATTCACCACGAGGGGCGAAGCCGGTGCCGCCGTCGCCCCGAATCGCATGCTACTCTCCCGAATGCCGCGGTTCTAGTACTGCGGGCGCGCAACTATGTCTTCTCGTCTCGGCGAAATTCTGGTCAAAGACAGCCTGATCTCTGGGGATCAGCTGAAACAGGCGCTCGACTATCAGAAAAAGAATGGCGGCCGCCTGGGCACTTGTCTGGTGAAGATGGGGCTGGTAAGCGACGACGACATCACGGCGGTCCTCTCCCGGCAGTACGGCGTGCCGTCCATCAATCTGAAATTCTACGAAGTAGATCCGGCAGTGATCAAGCTGGTGCCGCAAGAGACTGCGGTTCGCTACCAGATTGTGCCTCTATCGCGCGTGGGATCGACCTTGACGATCGCGATGACGGATCCGACGAACGTCTTCGCCATGGACGACATCAAGTTCATGACGGGATTTAACGTGGAGCCGGTGGTCGCGTCGGAGACGGCCATCAGCGAGGCGATTCACAAGTTCTACGGCGACGTGGAGGCCGTCGAAGAACTCGACAAGGTGATGAAGGACTTGACGGCCGAGGACGCCGACGCCCTGGAACTCACGGGCGAAGAAGCGGAGATGGATCTTGCGTCGCTCTCGAAGGCGGCCGAGGAAGCGCCGATCATCAAGCTCTGCAATTTGGTTCTGACAGACGCGGTAAAGCGCGGCGCCAGCGATATTCATGTGGAGCCCTACGAAAAGGAATACCGCGTACGCTTCCGCATCGATGGAATCCTGCAGAACGTGATGGCTCCGCCCATGAAGCTCAGAGATGCGATGACCAGCCGCATCAAGATCATGTCCAAACTGGACATCAGCGAAAAGCGGCTGCCGCAAGACGGCCGCATCATGATCAAGTACCTGAAGGACGGAAAGAAGAAGGAGCTGGACTTCCGCGTTTCAACCGTGCCGACGCTCTTCGGAGAAAAAATCGTTCTGCGGCTGTTGGATAAGGAAAACCTGCGACTGGATATGACCAAGCTGGGCTTCGAGCCGGAAGCGCTCTCAAAATTCGAGCGCCAAATCCTGAAGCCGTACGGCATGGTTCTCGTCACCGGGCCCACCGGCTCGGGGAAGACCAACACTCTGTATTCATCGGTGGCGCGCTTGAATACGCCTGAAACGAACATCATGACGGCGGAGGATCCGGTCGAATTTCAGCTCCCGGGAATCAACCAGGTTCAAATGAAGGAACAGATCGGGTTGAACTTTGCCTCGGCGCTGCGCGCATTCCTTCGGCAAGACCCCAACATTATTCTGGTAGGAGAAATTCGAGACTTCGAGACTGCTGAAATCGCCGTTAAGGCAGCGCTCACCGGCCACCTGGTCCTTTCGACGCTCCATACGAACGATGCGCCCTCGACGATCAGCCGCTTGATGAACATGGGCATTGAGCCGTTCCTAGTGGCTACGTCCGTGAACCTGATTTGCGCGCAGCGGTTGGTGCGCCGCATCTGTGTTCAATGCAAGGAACCGCTGCAACTACAGGCGGAGGCGCTCACGGAGGCGGGTTATTCTCCCGAAGAGGCGGCGAAAATCACGGTGCAACACGGCAAGGGATGCGCGACTTGCAACAACACTGGATACAAAGGCCGCGTGGGACTCTATGAAGTGATGGAAATCAACGACGAATTGCGCGAATTGGTTCTGGTGGGAGCGTCCGCGCTGGAACTGAAGAAAAAGGCGATGGAACAGGGAATGATCACGTTGCGGCGGAGCGGCTTGCAGAAGGTCGCGTCTGGGCTGACGACGATGGAAGAAGTTCTGCGCGAGACGGTTTTGTAATCGGAGGAGAGAAATGGCCGGCATCACATTGAGCGAGCTTTTGAAGAAGATGATCGAGATGGCTGGGAGCGATTTGCATCTCTCGACCAACAGCGCGCCGCGGGTGCGCGTACACGGAAAGCTTCGTCCCTTGGACATGCCGCCCCTCACGGCCGCGGACACGAAGGCGCTGGCTTATAGCGTGCTGACGGACGTCCAGAAGCACCGGCTGGAAGAGAACCTGGAACTCGACTTCTCATTCGGCTTGAAGAGCCTGGCACGGTTCCGCGGCAACATTTTTCATCAGCGGGGCGCCGTGGCCGCCGTTTTCAGAACGATACCCTGGGAAATCAAGAGTTTTGATGCGCTAGGGCTGCCGCAGATCGTGCGCAGCCTTTGCGACAAGCCGCGCGGGCTGGTGCTGGTGACGGGCCCGACCGGCTCCGGAAAGTCCACAACGCTGGCGGCGATGCTCGACAAGATCAACAATGAGCGCGACGAGCACATGATCACCATCGAGGATCCGATCGAATTTCTTCACAACCACAAAAAATGCCTGGTGAACCAGCGCGAAGTACATTCGGACACGCACTCTTTCGCGAACTCCCTTCGGGCTGCCCTGCGCGAAGATCCGGATATCGTTCTGATCGGCGAAATGCGCGATTTAGAGACCATCGAGTCCGCGCTGCGCATCGCCGAAACGGGACACCTGACCTTCGCCACCCTTCACACAAATTCGGCAGTCTCGACGATCAACCGTATCGTCGACGTTTTCCCCGCGCATCAACAGCCGCAAATCCGAGCGCAGCTTTCGATGGTGCTTGAAGGAATACTTTGCCAAGCGCTGCTGCCGAGGATTGACGGACGCGGCCGTGCGATGGTCATGGAGATATTGATTCCCAACGCAGCCATCCGCAACCTGGTCCGCGAAGACAAGATTCACCAGATTTATTCGGCGATGCAGACGGGAACCGGCACAACCGGGATGCAGACTTTCAATCAGAGCCTGGCGAACGCTCATTCTCAGAAGTTGATCACTTTGGAAACTGCTCTTGCAAGATCATCGAATCCAGACGAATTACAGGATTTAATTAACCGTGGGGTGACGTCGCCGCCCGTTGGCGGTCGGACTCCCGTCCGACGGTAATCGAAAAGATCGACAGGAGGTAACACATCATGCCGGTTTACACATATCGCGGAACCAACCGCGCGGGCGCTTCGGTCACCGGAGAACGCCAATCGCAAAACAAGGCCCAGCTCGCGGCGGCGCTGCGCCGGGAAAATATCAACGTGAGCAAGCTTTCCGAAAAGGGGAGAGAGTTCAACATCCCCGTGTTCGGAACTGGCGTTGATTCCAAGGAACTCGCAATATTTACGCGCCAGTTTTCCGTGATGATCGACGCCGGCTTGCCGTTGGTACAGTGCCTCGAGATCCTGGCCGGCCAGCAGGAGAATAAGACATTTCAGAAGATCCTGAACACGGTCCGCGGTTCCGTCGAAGGCGGAGCGACACTTTCG is part of the Terriglobia bacterium genome and encodes:
- a CDS encoding type IV pilus twitching motility protein PilT gives rise to the protein MAGITLSELLKKMIEMAGSDLHLSTNSAPRVRVHGKLRPLDMPPLTAADTKALAYSVLTDVQKHRLEENLELDFSFGLKSLARFRGNIFHQRGAVAAVFRTIPWEIKSFDALGLPQIVRSLCDKPRGLVLVTGPTGSGKSTTLAAMLDKINNERDEHMITIEDPIEFLHNHKKCLVNQREVHSDTHSFANSLRAALREDPDIVLIGEMRDLETIESALRIAETGHLTFATLHTNSAVSTINRIVDVFPAHQQPQIRAQLSMVLEGILCQALLPRIDGRGRAMVMEILIPNAAIRNLVREDKIHQIYSAMQTGTGTTGMQTFNQSLANAHSQKLITLETALARSSNPDELQDLINRGVTSPPVGGRTPVRR
- the pilB gene encoding type IV-A pilus assembly ATPase PilB; this encodes MSSRLGEILVKDSLISGDQLKQALDYQKKNGGRLGTCLVKMGLVSDDDITAVLSRQYGVPSINLKFYEVDPAVIKLVPQETAVRYQIVPLSRVGSTLTIAMTDPTNVFAMDDIKFMTGFNVEPVVASETAISEAIHKFYGDVEAVEELDKVMKDLTAEDADALELTGEEAEMDLASLSKAAEEAPIIKLCNLVLTDAVKRGASDIHVEPYEKEYRVRFRIDGILQNVMAPPMKLRDAMTSRIKIMSKLDISEKRLPQDGRIMIKYLKDGKKKELDFRVSTVPTLFGEKIVLRLLDKENLRLDMTKLGFEPEALSKFERQILKPYGMVLVTGPTGSGKTNTLYSSVARLNTPETNIMTAEDPVEFQLPGINQVQMKEQIGLNFASALRAFLRQDPNIILVGEIRDFETAEIAVKAALTGHLVLSTLHTNDAPSTISRLMNMGIEPFLVATSVNLICAQRLVRRICVQCKEPLQLQAEALTEAGYSPEEAAKITVQHGKGCATCNNTGYKGRVGLYEVMEINDELRELVLVGASALELKKKAMEQGMITLRRSGLQKVASGLTTMEEVLRETVL
- a CDS encoding enolase C-terminal domain-like protein, with translation MTNTKSGGPGREFPAGVQNRRAMLKSALLGGGAAVAGLFGGSLAQATPTRPEQEAQEKADRATRGMPAPRIQDVSVIEVGGGGNNDSTIVKVTTDQAGLHGYGCATATFPGGRSKLVKTAVEQYLKPLVMGRTTDRIEQIWELCYMSSYYKNDVVQNCAIGGLCDALWDIKGRQAGMPVYQLVGGKCRDAAEIYLHVFLAAQDTNKKLIESSMKLVDQGCRDLLIAMFIRDGAVNNLFGQPKFDDGSVPFDRDKETRRVLSACETFRKEMPPEIGLGIDVHSLLDSVRAVEFCKDVEPFKLFYCEDLLPPEESGHYKIVRQMCTTPLAIGELWNNAHEWQPLVEQRLIDYIRHHVSHIGGFTAARKVAAFAANYEVKFAWHGAPNSPVGHMTNLTLDLTNPNFGVHEHFDYTPLVRDIFQGCLEVKDGYAWISEKPGWGIEVDEALAAKHPITDERPNEMRIPDGSVINGTG
- a CDS encoding type II secretion system F family protein translates to MPVYTYRGTNRAGASVTGERQSQNKAQLAAALRRENINVSKLSEKGREFNIPVFGTGVDSKELAIFTRQFSVMIDAGLPLVQCLEILAGQQENKTFQKILNTVRGSVEGGATLSTSMKSHEKVFDPLYYNMVEAGETGGILDTILQRLSTYIEKNVKLKRAVKSAMIYPISVLGIAACVIILLLWKVVPIFVT